Proteins encoded within one genomic window of Thermoanaerobaculia bacterium:
- a CDS encoding ammonia channel protein, whose protein sequence is MKSADTVWLLLSTALVLLMTPALAFFYGGLVRSKNALNTMMMSVGALGAVGVAWALAGYSIAFSGGGALAGNLRNAFLAGVGLEAKGTIPHLLFFAYQATFAIVTAALISGSVVERMRFGPYLAFIALWSLFVYAPVAHWVWGGGWLAGLGALDFAGGTVVHVNAAVAALAACLVLGPRKDFARQAVLPHHVPFTLLGAGLLWFGWFGFNGGSALAANGAAALAFVNTLLAPIATLLVWTILDLSRTGRATAVGAATGIVVGLVAVTPAAGYVRPISALALGGIAAFPS, encoded by the coding sequence TCGCCTTCTTCTACGGCGGCCTCGTCCGATCCAAGAACGCGCTGAACACGATGATGATGAGCGTGGGCGCGCTCGGGGCGGTCGGCGTCGCCTGGGCGCTCGCGGGCTACTCGATCGCGTTCTCGGGCGGGGGCGCGCTCGCCGGGAATCTCCGGAACGCGTTCCTGGCCGGCGTGGGTCTGGAAGCGAAGGGCACGATCCCGCACCTGCTCTTCTTCGCCTACCAGGCGACGTTCGCGATCGTCACGGCGGCTCTCATCTCGGGTTCGGTCGTCGAGCGGATGCGCTTCGGTCCGTATCTCGCGTTCATCGCGCTCTGGTCGCTCTTCGTGTACGCACCGGTCGCGCACTGGGTCTGGGGGGGCGGATGGCTCGCCGGCCTCGGCGCGCTCGACTTCGCGGGAGGGACCGTCGTCCACGTCAACGCCGCGGTCGCCGCGCTCGCGGCATGCCTCGTGCTCGGGCCGCGGAAGGATTTCGCCCGCCAGGCGGTTCTTCCGCATCACGTGCCGTTCACGCTCCTCGGGGCCGGCCTCCTGTGGTTCGGCTGGTTCGGGTTCAACGGCGGAAGCGCGCTCGCCGCCAACGGCGCGGCGGCGCTCGCCTTCGTGAACACGCTGCTCGCTCCGATCGCCACGCTCCTCGTCTGGACGATCCTCGACCTGTCGCGCACCGGGCGGGCGACGGCGGTCGGCGCCGCGACGGGGATCGTGGTCGGGCTCGTCGCCGTCACGCCGGCGGCGGGATACGTCCGTCCGATCTCGGCGCTCGCGCTCGGCGGCATCGCCGCCTTTCCGAGC